CAAGCATAAGTCATTCCAGCGCCTCTTTCCCAAACATACAGCTTGAGGTGGTGTGGTGTTACCAGCGATGCAAAGCCAATATTGACACGTTCAGGGAAATCTGCATGGTGTTCTAGAATTTTTCCGAGTTTTTTTCTTTCGTTGAGAGCAATGTCTGGCGTTTCAAAAAAGAGAGTGGCGTGAGGATTGCCAATAGAGCAGGCATAGGATTGTTGCCATGTTTTTATTTTAATATCGGAAAAAACATCTTTTCCTTTGAGATGAGGTTTCATTGGAATTTTTGACGCATCAAAAGAGGGGGGGGGCAAGAAAACAGAAATTGTCTCTCCAGAAATTTTTCCCGTGATGAGTCCTTCGGATGTTTGGAAGGAAAGGTTTTTTTCGCCACACAGAGAAAGATAGAGAATGATAGCGCGAGAACCATTGCCACAGGCGCCAGCTTCACTGCCGTCTTGGTTAAAGAATCGAATAAAATGGGGCGTTTTTGAGGAAGGGTTACAGGTTAGAAGAATGATTTGATCGCATCCAATCCCTAAACGCCGATCGGCGATATGAAGCAGATTTTCTTTTTTTATAAGATTGGAAATTTGGTCTTGTGAGAAATCTCGGCCATCAAAAAGGACAAAATCATTTCCCAAAGCTTCCATTTTATAAAATTGCACTTTGCACATCTTGAAGATCCTGATTTGGGAGAGAAATTAAGAGATAATGATGATAACTTAAAGATAATGGGCTGATTTTTTTTATAAGATACGCTATAAGTCGTTAAGAAATAAGATTTTTTAATTAAGGATGGTCATTTCAGGGGCTTAGCATAAGGTTTTCTTAAAAATTCTTCTTGTATGTTAGATGAGGAAGGTATTGTTTTTAGATATTTAGCTTTCATTTTCGCTCCTATACATCCCATTTTCCCTAAAAGCAGCAGTATGGCACACCATTTTGTGTTTCAGTTTGTTGACTTTAGGCTTTTTTATATTTGAGCGAGTTTAAGAACTATATGAATGATACTGTTTCGCATTCTGCTGAACATGAAACGAAAGCAGCGCCTGCTTTTCCAGATACTTTTCCAGCTTTAACAAAAGCATTGGAGGCTAAGGGATACATTTCCCCAACCCAAGTGCAGCAGGCTGTTTTTAACCCAAAATTACAAGATAAAGATTTATTGGTTTCTGCCCGCACAGGATCTGGGAAAACTGTTGCTTTCGGGCTTGCATTTGCCCAAGACCTTTTGGGAGAAGATGGAAAGCTCCCAAGAGCTTCTGCACCTCTTGTTCTAGTGGTTGCACCAACAAGAGAGTTGGCACAGCAGGTACAGAAAGAACTTGAATGGCTCTACGCAGAGGCTGGTGCTGAAATTGCGTGTTGCATCGGAGGGACGGATGCTCGTCGCGAAGCGCGCACTTTAGAACGTGGGGCGCATATTGTTGTTGGAACGCCAGGGCGTCTTTGCGACCATCTTTCACGCCGTAATCTTAAATTGTCTAAAGTGCGTGTCGCCGTTTTAGATGAAGCGGATGAAATGCTGGATATGGGATTCAGGGAAGAGCTTGAGCAGCTTCTGGATTCTTTGCCAGAACAGCACCGTACACTTCTTTTCTCTGCGACGATTGCAAATGATATTGTGACGTTAGCAAAGCGTTATCAGAAAGATTCTGTTCGTATTGATGTTGCGGCTAACCAGAAACAGCACGCAGATATTGATTATAGAGCCGTTGTCACGCCGCCTAAAGAATTAGAAGCTTCTCTAGTAAATGTGTTGCGTTATTACGATTGTCCAACCGCAATGGTTTTCTGCAATACCAGAATGATGGTTAAAGAGGTGCAAACCTATCTGATGGATAGGGGGTTCACTTCTGTCGCTATTTCTGGAGAAATGGGACAAAATGAGCGCAGCCGTGCGATTGAAAGCTTACGTTCAGGTCATGCGCGTGTTTGTGTTGCAACAGATGTCGCCGCCAGAGGGATTGATATCCGTGCGTTAGAACTCGTTGTTCATGTAACGCTTCCGGGTTCTTCGGAAAGTTTGCTTCACCGTTCAGGCCGTACAGGGCGTGCAGGGCGTAAGGGAACGAGTGTTCTCCTTGTTCCTGTCAATCAGCGCCGCCGTGCGGAGCGTCTTCTTTCACAGGCACAGATTAAAGCTTCTTGGGAAGCTGTTCCAACCATTAGCATGATTACGGAGCGTGATGGTCAGAATCTGATGGAGAATACCCTTCTGAAACAGGCTACAAAGGCTGAGAAAGAAGGTAAGGAAAGCAGTACAGATCAGGCTTTGATTAACCAGCTGGTTGAAACCTATGATGCAAAACAGCTCGCGGTTGCTTTGGTTGAGTTTTATTTGGCAAGTCTGCCTGCACCTGAGAATATAGCGCCTGTCTCTCCAACAGCACCTTCACAGCGTAGTATTATGAAGGGCTCTTGGTTCCGTATGGGGCTTGGACGTAAAGAGGGGGCTGATCCAAAATGGCTGGTGCCTCTTATTTGCAAGCTTGGTAATGTGCAAAAACGTGATATCGGCGATATTCGGATTTTGCCAGATCACACACTTTTTCAGATTGCGGATAAAATGGTTCACCCATTTACACGGGCGATTGCCGATGCTGGAGATGATCAGCCTTCCATTGAAGCCTCAGCCCCACCACCACAAGATTCTATGTTTAAAGGGGATCGGCGTGGACGTGGTGGCAATGGTGGTGGCCGTGGCGGTCGTTCCGGGGGATCGCACAAAGG
The genomic region above belongs to Acetobacteraceae bacterium and contains:
- the dapF gene encoding diaminopimelate epimerase, producing the protein MCKVQFYKMEALGNDFVLFDGRDFSQDQISNLIKKENLLHIADRRLGIGCDQIILLTCNPSSKTPHFIRFFNQDGSEAGACGNGSRAIILYLSLCGEKNLSFQTSEGLITGKISGETISVFLPPPSFDASKIPMKPHLKGKDVFSDIKIKTWQQSYACSIGNPHATLFFETPDIALNERKKLGKILEHHADFPERVNIGFASLVTPHHLKLYVWERGAGMTYACGTGACAASINAIFLEMAQSPVKVEMEGGTVCVEWDRKNASPILLSGTAHFCYQGIIKIPSFTRG
- a CDS encoding DEAD/DEAH box helicase; protein product: MNDTVSHSAEHETKAAPAFPDTFPALTKALEAKGYISPTQVQQAVFNPKLQDKDLLVSARTGSGKTVAFGLAFAQDLLGEDGKLPRASAPLVLVVAPTRELAQQVQKELEWLYAEAGAEIACCIGGTDARREARTLERGAHIVVGTPGRLCDHLSRRNLKLSKVRVAVLDEADEMLDMGFREELEQLLDSLPEQHRTLLFSATIANDIVTLAKRYQKDSVRIDVAANQKQHADIDYRAVVTPPKELEASLVNVLRYYDCPTAMVFCNTRMMVKEVQTYLMDRGFTSVAISGEMGQNERSRAIESLRSGHARVCVATDVAARGIDIRALELVVHVTLPGSSESLLHRSGRTGRAGRKGTSVLLVPVNQRRRAERLLSQAQIKASWEAVPTISMITERDGQNLMENTLLKQATKAEKEGKESSTDQALINQLVETYDAKQLAVALVEFYLASLPAPENIAPVSPTAPSQRSIMKGSWFRMGLGRKEGADPKWLVPLICKLGNVQKRDIGDIRILPDHTLFQIADKMVHPFTRAIADAGDDQPSIEASAPPPQDSMFKGDRRGRGGNGGGRGGRSGGSHKGGSGKGNFGKGGGKFSGRRSEGRKRNKK